A genome region from Streptomyces antimycoticus includes the following:
- a CDS encoding cytochrome P450: MTTSPVAGDAPAEIPAFPQPRAAACPFDPSPELRGLAQWGPLTRVRSWNDSTPWVVTGHAEQKTLLSDPRLSADFSHPGFPSPVPHTGGKREATDLSFVGMDDPEHARLRRMVSGAFTIKRVEAMRPVVQELVDDFITRMLAGPKPADLVQALALPLPSLVISELLGVPYEDHAFFQTNSKVLVSAVATPEERSAAHTNLHEYLDQLVGEKLAKPGDDLLSGLGRQITAGELTRREAAAMGVLLLLGGHETTANMITMGTLLLLQHPEQLARVREADDPKVITSAVEELLRYLSVVHLGRRRTALEDIEIADRTIRAGEGVILLGELANRDPAVFPEPDRLDIGRDARHHQAFGVGTHHCLGQPLARMELQVVYPTLLRRVPTLRMATDLADIPFKYDAVIYGVYELPVTW, from the coding sequence ATGACCACCTCGCCCGTGGCCGGCGACGCGCCGGCCGAGATCCCCGCCTTCCCCCAGCCGCGCGCCGCGGCCTGCCCCTTCGACCCGTCCCCGGAGCTGCGCGGCCTGGCGCAGTGGGGCCCGCTGACCCGGGTCCGGTCCTGGAACGACAGCACCCCCTGGGTGGTGACCGGCCACGCCGAGCAGAAGACCCTGCTCTCCGACCCCCGGCTCAGCGCCGACTTCTCCCACCCCGGCTTTCCGAGCCCCGTCCCGCACACGGGCGGCAAGCGGGAGGCCACCGACCTGAGCTTCGTCGGCATGGACGATCCGGAACACGCCCGGCTGCGCCGCATGGTCAGCGGCGCCTTCACCATCAAGCGGGTCGAGGCGATGCGCCCCGTCGTACAGGAGCTGGTCGACGACTTCATCACCCGCATGCTGGCCGGGCCGAAACCGGCCGATCTGGTCCAGGCGCTCGCGCTGCCGCTTCCCTCGCTGGTGATCTCCGAGCTGCTGGGCGTCCCGTACGAGGACCACGCGTTCTTCCAGACGAACAGCAAGGTCCTCGTCTCCGCCGTGGCCACACCCGAGGAGCGGAGCGCCGCGCACACCAACCTGCATGAGTACCTGGACCAGTTGGTGGGAGAGAAGCTCGCCAAGCCGGGTGACGATCTGCTCTCCGGCCTCGGCCGGCAGATCACGGCGGGCGAGCTGACCCGCCGCGAGGCCGCCGCGATGGGCGTGCTGCTGCTTCTCGGCGGACACGAGACCACCGCCAACATGATCACCATGGGGACGCTGCTGCTGCTCCAGCACCCCGAACAGCTCGCCCGCGTCCGCGAGGCCGACGACCCCAAGGTGATCACTTCGGCGGTCGAGGAACTTCTGCGCTACCTCAGCGTCGTCCACCTCGGACGCCGCCGGACGGCGCTGGAGGACATCGAGATCGCCGACCGGACCATCCGGGCCGGTGAAGGGGTGATCCTCCTCGGCGAACTGGCCAACCGGGACCCGGCCGTCTTCCCCGAGCCGGACCGGCTGGACATCGGCCGGGACGCCCGCCACCACCAGGCGTTCGGTGTGGGCACCCATCACTGCCTCGGCCAGCCGCTGGCCCGGATGGAACTCCAGGTGGTCTACCCCACCCTGCTCCGCCGCGTCCCCACCCTGCGGATGGCGACGGACCTGGCGGACATCCCCTTCAAGTACGACGCGGTGATCTACGGGGTCTACGAACTCCCCGTCACCTGGTAG
- a CDS encoding TetR/AcrR family transcriptional regulator, protein MAAAERLYAEHGLVAVSNRQISEAAGQGNVAAVGYHFGTRADLVRAIMGKHSEAIERIRQRILDETRGSREVRDWVACLVRPAPEHLATLGLPSWYARFAVQVMTDPLLRAIVTDEALTREPLRETLHGLGRCLDALPAEVRAERGDMARQLITHTCAERERALAEGTSTRQPSWDDTAGALTDAITGLLLAPVTPRSPAKEVRTNP, encoded by the coding sequence ATGGCCGCCGCGGAACGGCTCTACGCCGAGCACGGCCTGGTCGCGGTGTCGAACCGTCAGATCAGCGAGGCGGCCGGGCAGGGCAATGTCGCCGCGGTCGGCTATCACTTCGGCACCCGGGCGGATCTGGTGCGCGCCATCATGGGCAAGCACTCCGAGGCGATCGAGCGGATCCGGCAGCGGATACTGGACGAGACCCGCGGCAGCCGGGAGGTCCGGGACTGGGTCGCCTGCCTGGTGCGCCCCGCCCCCGAGCACCTGGCCACCCTCGGCCTCCCCTCCTGGTACGCCCGGTTCGCCGTCCAGGTGATGACCGACCCCCTGCTGCGGGCGATCGTCACCGATGAGGCCCTCACCCGGGAACCGCTGCGGGAGACCCTCCACGGTCTGGGTCGCTGCCTGGACGCGCTGCCCGCCGAGGTGCGGGCCGAACGCGGCGACATGGCCCGCCAGTTGATCACGCACACCTGCGCCGAACGGGAGCGCGCCCTCGCCGAGGGGACCAGTACGCGCCAGCCGTCCTGGGATGACACGGCCGGTGCGCTGACCGACGCCATCACCGGTCTGCTCCTCGCCCCCGTCACCCCCCGTTCCCCAGCCAAGGAGGTCCGGACCAACCCATGA